One part of the Alistipes onderdonkii genome encodes these proteins:
- a CDS encoding alpha/beta hydrolase — MSTALFLTACSQRPVLKIAEQGSFAIGGKVLTDSLGHTYHGDHAYVFFQKPVAARKYPLVFAHGVGQFSKTWETTPDGREGFQNIFLRRGFSTYLVDQPRRGNAGRGTEPAAITPAFDEETWFNRFRVGIWPDYFEGVQFSRDPGALDQFFRQMTPNIGPVDFEVYSDGYAALFDKVGPAVFVTHSQGGPVGWFTLRKTKNIRAIVSYEPGGQVPFPEGQVPQEGQYVTRSNTSEGIEVSMDVFMGYTKIPILIYYGDNLPETDERPELYEWTRRLHLMRKWAALLNEYGGDATVIHLPEIGLHGNTHFPFSDLNNVEVADHLSKWLYEKNLD, encoded by the coding sequence ATGAGTACGGCGTTGTTCCTGACAGCATGTTCTCAACGCCCGGTGCTGAAAATTGCCGAACAGGGCAGCTTTGCCATAGGCGGCAAGGTGCTGACCGATTCTCTCGGACATACCTATCACGGCGACCATGCCTATGTGTTTTTCCAAAAACCGGTCGCTGCCCGGAAATATCCGCTCGTCTTCGCCCACGGCGTAGGCCAGTTCTCCAAGACCTGGGAAACGACGCCCGACGGACGCGAGGGCTTCCAGAACATTTTTCTGCGCCGGGGATTCTCCACCTATCTCGTCGATCAGCCCCGACGGGGAAATGCGGGACGGGGAACGGAACCCGCCGCCATTACTCCTGCCTTCGACGAGGAAACATGGTTCAACCGCTTTCGGGTAGGTATCTGGCCCGACTATTTCGAGGGCGTACAGTTCAGCCGGGATCCCGGGGCTCTCGACCAGTTTTTCCGCCAGATGACTCCCAACATCGGGCCGGTGGATTTCGAGGTATATTCGGACGGATACGCGGCCTTGTTCGACAAGGTAGGCCCCGCTGTCTTCGTCACCCACTCGCAGGGCGGCCCGGTGGGCTGGTTCACGCTGCGCAAGACGAAGAACATCCGTGCTATCGTGTCATACGAGCCGGGCGGGCAGGTGCCGTTCCCCGAAGGGCAAGTGCCGCAAGAGGGGCAATACGTCACCCGTTCCAATACCAGCGAAGGCATCGAGGTCTCGATGGATGTATTCATGGGCTATACCAAAATCCCGATCCTTATCTATTATGGCGACAACCTGCCGGAGACGGACGAACGACCGGAACTGTACGAGTGGACGCGCCGCCTGCATCTGATGCGCAAGTGGGCGGCTTTGCTCAATGAATATGGCGGAGATGCAACCGTGATACACCTGCCGGAAATCGGATTGCACGGCAACACGCATTTCCCGTTCTCCGACCTGAACAACGTGGAGGTAGCCGACCATCTTTCAAAATGGCTGTACGAAAAGAATTTGGATTGA
- a CDS encoding twin-arginine translocation signal domain-containing protein, giving the protein MDRRKFIKTVGMTAGATLFPGIGKAEAAGVPDDKKITA; this is encoded by the coding sequence ATGGACAGAAGAAAATTTATAAAGACTGTCGGCATGACAGCCGGGGCAACGCTTTTTCCCGGAATAGGCAAGGCGGAGGCTGCCGGGGTGCCCGATGATAAAAAAATAACAGCCTAA
- a CDS encoding glycoside hydrolase family 2 protein has product MKKNILLTAAALVTTLAGVAQWQPAGDRIRTQWGEKLDPQNVLPEYPRPQMVRGDWQNLNGLWDYAILPLGQTPDKFQGQILVPFAVESSLSGVGKSLGKDNELWYNHSFTVPAKWNGKRVLLHFGAVDWKADVWVNGVSVGSHTGGYTPFEFDITSALKKGANDIRVRVWDPTDDGYQPRGKQVNRPEGIWYTPVSGIWQTVWLEAVPQQYIKEVKTTPDLDRKSFRVEAPVCGAQPEDRIEVALFDGDTQVAKGSSLNGAAVELAVAEPKLWSPASPFLYDMKVSLVRNGKKIDEVESYTAMRKFSIGRDADDIVRLELNNEPVFQFGPLDQGWWPDGLYTAPSDEALAFDVIKTKDLGYNMIRKHVKVEPARWYYHCDKLGMIVWQDMPSGDRGPQWQMHNYFTGEEKHRSAESEANFRKEWKEIIDYLYSFPSIGVWVPFNECWGQFKTQEIVEWTKAYDPSRLVNPASGGNHYLTGDILDTHHYPNPRLTLLDTNRATVLGEYGGIGFVMKGHLWEPDRNWGYIRLNSPKEVTDEYEKYAEMLYKLIGRGFSAGVYTQTTDVEMEVNGLMTYDRKEMKVEPERIRKINQKLCNALSK; this is encoded by the coding sequence ATGAAGAAAAACATTCTCCTGACCGCTGCCGCCCTGGTGACGACCCTTGCCGGCGTAGCGCAATGGCAACCCGCGGGCGACCGTATCCGCACCCAGTGGGGCGAAAAGCTCGATCCGCAGAACGTATTGCCCGAATACCCGCGTCCTCAGATGGTACGCGGCGACTGGCAAAACCTCAACGGCCTGTGGGACTATGCGATCCTGCCGCTGGGACAGACCCCCGACAAATTTCAGGGACAGATCCTCGTGCCGTTCGCTGTGGAGTCGAGCCTCTCGGGCGTAGGGAAAAGCCTGGGTAAGGATAACGAACTCTGGTACAACCACAGTTTCACGGTACCCGCGAAATGGAACGGCAAGCGCGTGCTACTGCACTTCGGCGCCGTAGACTGGAAAGCCGACGTCTGGGTGAACGGTGTCAGCGTAGGCAGCCACACGGGCGGCTATACGCCGTTCGAGTTCGACATCACGTCGGCCCTGAAAAAGGGTGCCAACGATATCCGGGTTCGCGTATGGGATCCGACCGACGACGGCTACCAGCCGCGCGGCAAGCAGGTGAACCGCCCCGAGGGCATCTGGTACACTCCCGTGAGCGGCATCTGGCAGACGGTATGGCTCGAAGCAGTGCCCCAGCAATATATCAAGGAAGTGAAGACCACGCCCGACCTCGACCGCAAGTCGTTCCGCGTCGAAGCCCCGGTTTGCGGAGCACAGCCTGAAGACCGCATCGAAGTGGCGCTTTTCGACGGCGACACGCAGGTAGCCAAGGGCAGCTCGCTCAACGGCGCCGCAGTGGAGCTAGCCGTTGCCGAGCCCAAACTCTGGAGCCCCGCATCGCCGTTCCTCTACGACATGAAGGTAAGCCTGGTACGCAACGGCAAGAAAATAGACGAAGTGGAGAGCTACACGGCCATGCGTAAATTCTCGATCGGCCGCGATGCCGACGACATCGTCCGCCTGGAGCTGAACAACGAGCCGGTATTCCAGTTCGGCCCGCTGGATCAGGGCTGGTGGCCCGACGGCCTCTATACAGCCCCCTCGGACGAGGCGCTGGCATTCGACGTCATCAAGACCAAGGACTTGGGTTACAACATGATACGCAAACACGTGAAGGTCGAGCCCGCACGCTGGTACTACCACTGCGACAAACTCGGCATGATCGTATGGCAGGACATGCCCAGCGGCGACCGCGGCCCGCAGTGGCAGATGCACAACTATTTCACGGGCGAGGAGAAGCACCGGTCGGCAGAATCGGAGGCCAACTTCCGTAAAGAGTGGAAAGAGATTATCGACTACCTCTATTCGTTCCCCTCGATCGGCGTATGGGTTCCCTTCAACGAGTGTTGGGGACAATTCAAGACCCAGGAGATCGTGGAGTGGACGAAGGCCTATGATCCTTCGCGTCTGGTCAACCCCGCCAGCGGCGGCAACCACTACCTCACGGGCGACATCCTCGACACGCACCACTACCCCAACCCGCGCCTGACGCTGCTCGATACCAACCGTGCAACGGTGCTGGGTGAGTATGGCGGCATCGGCTTCGTGATGAAGGGGCACCTCTGGGAGCCCGACCGCAACTGGGGCTATATCCGCCTCAACTCCCCCAAGGAGGTGACGGACGAATACGAGAAGTATGCAGAAATGCTCTACAAACTGATCGGCCGCGGATTCTCGGCGGGTGTATATACGCAGACCACCGACGTCGAAATGGAGGTCAACGGACTGATGACCTACGACCGCAAGGAGATGAAGGTCGAGCCGGAACGTATCCGCAAGATCAACCAGAAACTCTGCAACGCGCTGAGCAAATAG
- a CDS encoding RNA polymerase sigma-70 factor: protein MEDSTLIARVKAGDRNAFNELYGLYWASLVNYAGLFVGDDGAEDVVQDVFVRIWLHRDNLRDDGSLQGYLLRSVYHASLNALKKGANATAYRSWVAQQIEQSCYAHYDPDNSEIIRKLYSQEVAGEIDAAIESLSPKCREVFRMSHIEGLSNREISEQLGITLSTVENHIYNALKQLRQKLSHYKMLIFLTMYILGK from the coding sequence GTGGAAGATTCGACATTGATAGCAAGGGTGAAAGCCGGCGACCGCAACGCTTTCAACGAACTCTACGGCCTCTATTGGGCGTCGCTCGTCAATTATGCGGGGCTGTTTGTCGGAGACGACGGTGCGGAGGACGTAGTGCAGGATGTTTTCGTCCGTATCTGGCTCCACCGCGACAATCTGCGCGACGACGGTTCGCTCCAGGGCTACCTGCTCCGCTCGGTTTACCACGCATCGCTCAATGCCCTGAAGAAAGGGGCCAATGCCACGGCCTACCGTTCGTGGGTGGCGCAGCAGATCGAGCAGAGTTGTTATGCCCATTACGATCCCGACAACAGCGAAATCATCCGTAAACTCTACTCGCAGGAGGTCGCCGGCGAGATCGATGCGGCGATCGAATCGCTTTCTCCCAAATGCCGAGAGGTGTTCCGCATGAGCCATATCGAAGGACTTTCGAACCGTGAAATCAGCGAACAGCTGGGCATCACGCTTTCGACGGTCGAGAACCATATCTATAATGCCCTGAAACAGCTCCGGCAAAAATTAAGCCACTATAAGATGCTGATTTTCTTGACAATGTATATCCTTGGCAAATAA